The DNA window CTAATTGTTGTTTCCATGACCAAATTATATTACCTAAAGTCCAATGCAATTGATTCCTAGACTTCCTTTTATCATGTTAGTGGTTGCTTAGGGATTTCTAGATGGCTAATGCTGCTATTTTTAGACTTATTAATGCCAATCAAAGGGGGTTGCTTAGGGAATTCTGGATGGCTAATGCTGCTATATTTAGACTTAATTAATGCCAATCAATGGGGATCATTACCAAAACTTGCTTTAGATTTATGCTCATTATTAGATTAAGTCGATGAGCTTCTCTAGTAGATGTATTATATTTCAAAGATAAGTATTTacatttttccattttttgttttaaattcttACAATAATAGTTTGTTAATCTTGATATTCATACCTACTCTGGAAATTAAATAAATCAATCAAGGCGAAGGCCACCCCCATGGGCCTGCAATAAGCCCAATAGAAGCATTAGCCCAAAGTCTAAAGAATGGAATGGAACCACTGTGTCACACACAGTTCCGCACATCACAGACGGAGAGAAATAACTAAAGAAGAGAAGTGCAAAGATGAAACTTACAAGCCGCTTAGCTCAGGCCATCAACATTTGTACGTATTTATGCATTAGAAAGCTCAAAAATTAGCTACTTCACATGGTCTGAAAAAGGTGAACGTCCCTGAACACAGCCAAACCAATTTCATGCAAAGCACCCAGTATGCAAAGAAATTATTACAGACCGGTCACAGCCAATAATCTTGACAAGGACAACCGAAGGAAGTTGATAATGCATCGATGATTCACATTTCAAAACTGGGCGTTAATAGTGGATACACTTCAGCTGAATTTGTCCCTCTCTGTACAACCGCAGCTAGGCTGCATGATATCTGCCTAAATCATGTTCTTCAATAATTCAAGTTCCCACTCTTTTCTGTTGGTGGAAATCAAACTAAAATTCAGTATCAAGGCATGCTAGCATGACCTTTGAAACCATGGACCTTGCGAAAGGTATGTAACTCAAGCTATACCTGCAAATTACATGATCAGATTAAAACCGCAACGATAAAGACTGAGAAGAGCCTAAGAGGAGAGAAGGAATGTGTTTGTAATAATGTAACATATGATAGACAATGACTCACTGATCTAGATGAAAGGTCCTATATGGCACAAACTATCCCGGTAGAATCACAACAATTAGGAGCAAATGTTATTCCGCTTATTAGACTGATGAACATAATAGGACTAACCAAACTTCTTTGTAACTTCTTCGTAAGTAGGTGGGGGAATTAGGAAAATATGAACTTTCACACAAATCAGAACCTAAATAAGACTATAAGAGAACACGAGAACATACCAAACTAGTGCACCAAACTCTAGAATTATTGCCAGAAGTGTCAACAGTTTGCTATGAACCTGTTAAAATGGGTCAAAAGAAATACAAGACAACATGAGGCCTTAAAATAATCGCAAATCCACaggaaattacaaaaataaaggtgaagaaaaagaagataaggGATCACAAACTTACATAGAGAGCACAAAAGAGGGCAATAATAATACTTGCAAGATATAAGGCTGTGGCATATATTCGAACAGGATCAAGCATCATATTCACTTGTCGCTTTGGGCCTATGAGAAATGCTGTGCTGCCACACAATAAAACCAACAGAGGATCTCATATTAAGCAAGAAGCTACGAAGAGATAACAATAAAATGTAGGCATTCCTAGGACTCTAATATTCACCGAAACCCTAGGCATTCCAATAAATGGTATAAGTAGATTCACAACAACAGAGTAATAAAGACACTAATTATGCTTCACTCTGAAATGGAAAAAGACTGAATGGTTACATGCAACAAAAAGCTCAATGGGAATGGAATCAATCTGAGACAAGTTTCAGATTTTTTTACAAATtaccacacccacacccacacccacacccagGAGAATGCAAAATGTTCCAGAAAGCTAAAATGGAAGTTGTAGCATCGACTTTTATATGGTTTCTCTCTGTTTCCTATTCCTATAGCAAGGAATCCACGACACAACCAACATCAATAGATAAAAACTTCACAATGGGCCCTCAAACAGACTATCACCAAAAAGACAAGCATAGGGCTTTTACTTAATGTTCAAAAAGTTTATACAgggctagaaaaaaaaaattcgttcAACTGTACATGTGAGCCATATGAACATTTTCAAGTCATATAAAAACTTATATGCCGTATTAAGGAGCTTACATGCCACATAAATAAGGAGAGCTCAAGGTAGAGAACTCTTAACTTTTAGATGGGCAGAATATTAATAAGTGATTACTGGTATGAACCACATAATAAAATTCCACAACATACCTTCCAAGTGAAAGCAAATTTCCAAATGTAAATGTGATGCCGAACTTGACTGGATTAAAGAAAACCAGCATCGACTGTGACATGGGGACGCAAACATCATGCAAATTAGTATCATAGAATGACACCAAAATGCAACCAAGACAAAAAGAATCATTAATATATTAACTTCGGAAACCATATAGCCCTGTCTGTTAGGCAAAACCCTAAAAGTGTTGATAAACCAAAACTTCATGAGTTGCAGTTAATTCAACAAATTGAAAAATCCCAAACAAATGCATAATCGCTCTTAATCAATTAGTAAAATGTGGAACGAAGAACTGGCTAGGGCATCCCTTCATCGCAGAATCAATTAAACACATTGGTTCTTCAACAAAGAGAGCATTGCTCCTGTCAATTGTGGTTAAGAACACAATAACAAAGGGAACTGTGATGAATAGGAAGTATTAGGAATAATATGGTACACACACCAAAAGCCAAAAAGTAAAGCTAATTGTAATTTCTATATGTATAAGAAGTTGCAGGTAGTAGTGACCATGTGTTCTGCTAATTTTGAATTAATGTTAAAAGAAGTTGGATGTACCTTGTGTGGGCAGCactaagaaagaaagaaaacaataaaataaaaaaaactattaatgAAAGAAAGCTGTAGTTGATGTAGGCGAAAATTCACTCACCAATATCGTACAAGTAAAGCCAGCAACGAAGCATATGGCAAAACCATAAAATCTCTGTTCATTGGGTATAGAAAACGaatgaaaatgttaaaagtaatagtaaataaaaaaatatgtaacaTGCATACCCAAAACATCCTGTTACCAAGAAACACAGAACAAAAGTACAAACATAGAGGAGCACAAAATGCTTGTCCAAATCAGCTTAAAAGATACATGTCATTACCTGCATAATAGcatgatgtaaataaaatactGTTGATTACTCATCATAGATATCAGTTCTAAGTGAGCTAAGCCTAGAAGAATTCCAGACCTCTCACATCAAACTGATGAGGGTTCCTACCCTGATTCCCAAAGGTTATATAAAATTACAAGTCATATTCTCAAAATCTTTCACAAAACATTTAACACATACAAGGAGCATAACCATAAGCTATACATCACTCGATTTACACGAAGTATGAGTGTATGACAAATATTTTGCAACCTAAGTACCATTGGAGTTGGAAGCATCAAATAGTCGTCTCAGAAGTGTCATGACAGACAGGAAGATGTCCATAACCTTCCACGTAAACACAAAGTTTCAGAACCGTATTTCCACATTCATTACATGATTAGTTTGTAACAATAAATTTCCTGCCAAGACACCTCCAGTTATGTACTCTTTAGCTACGAAGATGTGAACTGACA is part of the Tripterygium wilfordii isolate XIE 37 chromosome 7, ASM1340144v1, whole genome shotgun sequence genome and encodes:
- the LOC120001216 gene encoding vesicle transport protein SFT2B isoform X2, with the protein product MDRMNQAFEKVKMLVGMEVEDDEEQEAADNNSSFMDEFNRECTLTTKQSMLVFFNPVKFGITFTFGNLLSLGSTAFLIGPKRQVNMMLDPVRIYATALYLASIIIALFCALYVHSKLLTLLAIILEFGALVWYSLSYIPFARSMVSKVMLACLDTEF
- the LOC120001216 gene encoding vesicle transport protein SFT2B isoform X1; this translates as MDRMNQAFEKVKMLVGMEVEDDEEQEAADNNSSFMDEFNRECTLTTKQRFYGFAICFVAGFTCTILSMLVFFNPVKFGITFTFGNLLSLGSTAFLIGPKRQVNMMLDPVRIYATALYLASIIIALFCALYVHSKLLTLLAIILEFGALVWYSLSYIPFARSMVSKVMLACLDTEF